From one Solanum lycopersicum chromosome 12, SLM_r2.1 genomic stretch:
- the LOC101246800 gene encoding uncharacterized protein isoform X3 — protein MLPRDISQLIFNNLVYSNRLSDDNIEAFRDCALHDMWTGEYKGVKHNWMDVFSSQGSSLLSVCIFGSKVTDFGFCLLKKCPNLQALSFDCCDRISEQRIKELSGFSNLTYLSFTKCVSVTAEAMESLSSLDKLVKLDFERCPQIHGGFVHLQGLPKLESLSIRCCQCIMDSDMQPLAGIASLKDLEIVCLYITDYGVSYLRGLNKLLVLNIEGSHVTTSCLDTISELPSLQSLNLNRCCLRDDGCEKFSELSELKVLNLGFNHITDECLVHLKGLTKLEGLDFDSCRITDDGLAHLSGLKNLEDLNLKFTLVTDDGLKMLSGLAGLKSLNLDVRQIADSGLAFLTGLTGLTHLDLFGAHITDSGTKYLTYFRNLQSLDLCGGTLTDTGVENIKDLSYLMFLNLSQNRNLTDKTLELLSGMKLLVYLNVSNSCITNDGLKYLKPLKNLHTLDLEYCNVTSFEIKKLQDNVLLNLVRYRPN, from the exons ATGCTGCCAAGGGACATAAGCCAGTTGATATTCAACAATCTGGTCTATTCCAATCGCCTTTCAGATGACAATATAGAAGCATTTAGAGATTGTGCACTCCAC GATATGTGGACAGGAGAATATAAAGGTGTTAAACATAATTGGATGGATGTGTTTTCTTCACAAGGATCATCTTTACTGTCTGTATGTATCTTTGGTTCTAAGGTTACTGATTTCGGATTCTGTCTGTTGAAAAAATGCCCGAATCTCCAAGCGTTATCCTTCGATTGCTGTGACCGTATTTCTGAACAGAGGATAAAGGAACTCAGTG GTTTCTCGAATTTGACTTATTTGAGTTTTACAAAATGTGTTTCGGTTACTGCTGAAGCAATGGAATCTTTATCCAGCTTAGATAAATTAGTTAAGTTGGATTTCGAGAGGTGTCCTCAAATTCATGGAGGATTTGTTCATCTTCAAG GTTTACCGAAACTTGAATCTCTCAGCATAAGATGTTGTCAATGCATAATGGATTCAGACATGCAGCCTTTGGCAG GGATCGCGAGTTTGAAGGATCTTGAGATCGTGTGTCTCTACATAACAGATTATGGAGTGTCTTATCTGAGAG GTTTGAACAAACTTCTTGTACTAAATATCGAAGGATCTCATGTTACTACGTCATGTTTGGATACTATATCAG AGCTTCCTTCACTGCAATCGTTGAATCTAAATAGATGTTGTCTGAGAGATGATGGATGTGAAAAGTTTTCGG AACTCAGCGAGTTGAAGGTATTGAATTTGGGATTTAACCACATTACAGATGAATGTTTGGTCCATTTGAAAG GTCTGACAAAATTGGAAGGCTTGGACTTCGACTCATGTAGGATTACAGATGACGGATTGGCTCATTTATCTG GTTTGAAAAACTTGGAAGATCTCAACCTCAAATTCACCTTAGTGACGGACGATGGTTTGAAAATGCTATCCGGATTAGCAGGTCTCAAGTCACTCAATCTGGACGTTCGCCAAATTGCAGACTCAGGGCTTGCATTTCTCACAG GTTTAACTGGTTTGACTCACCTGGATCTCTTTGGAGCTCACATAACTGATTCCGGGACAAAGTACCTCACAT ATTTCAGAAATCTGCAATCACTTGACCTTTGTGGTGGCACGTTAACGGATACTGGAGTCGAAAATATAAAGGATCTTTCTTACTTGATGTTTTTGAACCTATCACAGAACCGGAACTTGACCGATAAGACCTTGGAGCTTCTTTCAG GAATGAAATTATTGGTGTATTTGAATGTGTCAAATTCTTGTATCACCAATGATGGGTTGAAATATTTGAAGCCTTTGAAGAATTTACACACATTGGATTTAGAATATTGCAATGTGACATCATTTGAGATTAAGAAACTACAAGACAATGTCCTCCTAAATCTTGTGAGATATAGGCCTAATTAA
- the LOC101246800 gene encoding uncharacterized protein isoform X2, whose protein sequence is MGSVCSSKRDAHDDDNIIRRGFSSRRFKVGRSSCLESFLLGRGVDCPLGRNNCPSLMELCVHRIRKDLDKYKSFSMLPRDISQLIFNNLVYSNRLSDDNIEAFRDCALHDMWTGEYKGVKHNWMDVFSSQGSSLLSVCIFGSKVTDFGFCLLKKCPNLQALSFDCCDRISEQRIKELSGLPKLESLSIRCCQCIMDSDMQPLAGIASLKDLEIVCLYITDYGVSYLRGLNKLLVLNIEGSHVTTSCLDTISELPSLQSLNLNRCCLRDDGCEKFSELSELKVLNLGFNHITDECLVHLKGLTKLEGLDFDSCRITDDGLAHLSGLKNLEDLNLKFTLVTDDGLKMLSGLAGLKSLNLDVRQIADSGLAFLTGLTGLTHLDLFGAHITDSGTKYLTYFRNLQSLDLCGGTLTDTGVENIKDLSYLMFLNLSQNRNLTDKTLELLSGMKLLVYLNVSNSCITNDGLKYLKPLKNLHTLDLEYCNVTSFEIKKLQDNVLLNLVRYRPN, encoded by the exons ATGGGAAGTGTTTGTTCATCAAAGAGAGATGCACATGATGATGATAACATCATTAGAAGAGGTTTCTCAAGTAGACGGTTTAAAGTTGGGAGATCGAGTTGTTTAGAGTCGTTCCTTCTTGGGCGTGGCGTAGATTGTCCTCTGGGAAGAAACAACTGTCCGTCCCTCATGGAATTATGCGTTCATAGAATACGTAAG GATCTTGACAAATACAAGTCATTCTCAATGCTGCCAAGGGACATAAGCCAGTTGATATTCAACAATCTGGTCTATTCCAATCGCCTTTCAGATGACAATATAGAAGCATTTAGAGATTGTGCACTCCAC GATATGTGGACAGGAGAATATAAAGGTGTTAAACATAATTGGATGGATGTGTTTTCTTCACAAGGATCATCTTTACTGTCTGTATGTATCTTTGGTTCTAAGGTTACTGATTTCGGATTCTGTCTGTTGAAAAAATGCCCGAATCTCCAAGCGTTATCCTTCGATTGCTGTGACCGTATTTCTGAACAGAGGATAAAGGAACTCAGTG GTTTACCGAAACTTGAATCTCTCAGCATAAGATGTTGTCAATGCATAATGGATTCAGACATGCAGCCTTTGGCAG GGATCGCGAGTTTGAAGGATCTTGAGATCGTGTGTCTCTACATAACAGATTATGGAGTGTCTTATCTGAGAG GTTTGAACAAACTTCTTGTACTAAATATCGAAGGATCTCATGTTACTACGTCATGTTTGGATACTATATCAG AGCTTCCTTCACTGCAATCGTTGAATCTAAATAGATGTTGTCTGAGAGATGATGGATGTGAAAAGTTTTCGG AACTCAGCGAGTTGAAGGTATTGAATTTGGGATTTAACCACATTACAGATGAATGTTTGGTCCATTTGAAAG GTCTGACAAAATTGGAAGGCTTGGACTTCGACTCATGTAGGATTACAGATGACGGATTGGCTCATTTATCTG GTTTGAAAAACTTGGAAGATCTCAACCTCAAATTCACCTTAGTGACGGACGATGGTTTGAAAATGCTATCCGGATTAGCAGGTCTCAAGTCACTCAATCTGGACGTTCGCCAAATTGCAGACTCAGGGCTTGCATTTCTCACAG GTTTAACTGGTTTGACTCACCTGGATCTCTTTGGAGCTCACATAACTGATTCCGGGACAAAGTACCTCACAT ATTTCAGAAATCTGCAATCACTTGACCTTTGTGGTGGCACGTTAACGGATACTGGAGTCGAAAATATAAAGGATCTTTCTTACTTGATGTTTTTGAACCTATCACAGAACCGGAACTTGACCGATAAGACCTTGGAGCTTCTTTCAG GAATGAAATTATTGGTGTATTTGAATGTGTCAAATTCTTGTATCACCAATGATGGGTTGAAATATTTGAAGCCTTTGAAGAATTTACACACATTGGATTTAGAATATTGCAATGTGACATCATTTGAGATTAAGAAACTACAAGACAATGTCCTCCTAAATCTTGTGAGATATAGGCCTAATTAA
- the LOC101246800 gene encoding uncharacterized protein isoform X5, which translates to MGSVCSSKRDAHDDDNIIRRGFSSRRFKVGRSSCLESFLLGRGVDCPLGRNNCPSLMELCVHRIRKDLDKYKSFSMLPRDISQLIFNNLVYSNRLSDDNIEAFRDCALHDMWTGEYKGVKHNWMDVFSSQGSSLLSVCIFGSKVTDFGFCLLKKCPNLQALSFDCCDRISEQRIKELSGFSNLTYLSFTKCVSVTAEAMESLSSLDKLVKLDFERCPQIHGGFVHLQGLPKLESLSIRCCQCIMDSDMQPLAGIASLKDLEIVCLYITDYGVSYLRGLNKLLVLNIEGSHVTTSCLDTISELPSLQSLNLNRCCLRDDGCEKFSELSELKVLNLGFNHITDECLVHLKGLTKLEGLDFDSCRITDDGLAHLSGLKNLEDLNLKFTLVTDDGLKMLSGLAGLKSLNLDVRQIADSGLAFLTGLTGLTHLDLFGAHITDSGTKYLT; encoded by the exons ATGGGAAGTGTTTGTTCATCAAAGAGAGATGCACATGATGATGATAACATCATTAGAAGAGGTTTCTCAAGTAGACGGTTTAAAGTTGGGAGATCGAGTTGTTTAGAGTCGTTCCTTCTTGGGCGTGGCGTAGATTGTCCTCTGGGAAGAAACAACTGTCCGTCCCTCATGGAATTATGCGTTCATAGAATACGTAAG GATCTTGACAAATACAAGTCATTCTCAATGCTGCCAAGGGACATAAGCCAGTTGATATTCAACAATCTGGTCTATTCCAATCGCCTTTCAGATGACAATATAGAAGCATTTAGAGATTGTGCACTCCAC GATATGTGGACAGGAGAATATAAAGGTGTTAAACATAATTGGATGGATGTGTTTTCTTCACAAGGATCATCTTTACTGTCTGTATGTATCTTTGGTTCTAAGGTTACTGATTTCGGATTCTGTCTGTTGAAAAAATGCCCGAATCTCCAAGCGTTATCCTTCGATTGCTGTGACCGTATTTCTGAACAGAGGATAAAGGAACTCAGTG GTTTCTCGAATTTGACTTATTTGAGTTTTACAAAATGTGTTTCGGTTACTGCTGAAGCAATGGAATCTTTATCCAGCTTAGATAAATTAGTTAAGTTGGATTTCGAGAGGTGTCCTCAAATTCATGGAGGATTTGTTCATCTTCAAG GTTTACCGAAACTTGAATCTCTCAGCATAAGATGTTGTCAATGCATAATGGATTCAGACATGCAGCCTTTGGCAG GGATCGCGAGTTTGAAGGATCTTGAGATCGTGTGTCTCTACATAACAGATTATGGAGTGTCTTATCTGAGAG GTTTGAACAAACTTCTTGTACTAAATATCGAAGGATCTCATGTTACTACGTCATGTTTGGATACTATATCAG AGCTTCCTTCACTGCAATCGTTGAATCTAAATAGATGTTGTCTGAGAGATGATGGATGTGAAAAGTTTTCGG AACTCAGCGAGTTGAAGGTATTGAATTTGGGATTTAACCACATTACAGATGAATGTTTGGTCCATTTGAAAG GTCTGACAAAATTGGAAGGCTTGGACTTCGACTCATGTAGGATTACAGATGACGGATTGGCTCATTTATCTG GTTTGAAAAACTTGGAAGATCTCAACCTCAAATTCACCTTAGTGACGGACGATGGTTTGAAAATGCTATCCGGATTAGCAGGTCTCAAGTCACTCAATCTGGACGTTCGCCAAATTGCAGACTCAGGGCTTGCATTTCTCACAG GTTTAACTGGTTTGACTCACCTGGATCTCTTTGGAGCTCACATAACTGATTCCGGGACAAAGTACCTCACAT AA
- the LOC101246800 gene encoding uncharacterized protein isoform X1 — protein MGSVCSSKRDAHDDDNIIRRGFSSRRFKVGRSSCLESFLLGRGVDCPLGRNNCPSLMELCVHRIRKDLDKYKSFSMLPRDISQLIFNNLVYSNRLSDDNIEAFRDCALHDMWTGEYKGVKHNWMDVFSSQGSSLLSVCIFGSKVTDFGFCLLKKCPNLQALSFDCCDRISEQRIKELSGFSNLTYLSFTKCVSVTAEAMESLSSLDKLVKLDFERCPQIHGGFVHLQGLPKLESLSIRCCQCIMDSDMQPLAGIASLKDLEIVCLYITDYGVSYLRGLNKLLVLNIEGSHVTTSCLDTISELPSLQSLNLNRCCLRDDGCEKFSELSELKVLNLGFNHITDECLVHLKGLTKLEGLDFDSCRITDDGLAHLSGLKNLEDLNLKFTLVTDDGLKMLSGLAGLKSLNLDVRQIADSGLAFLTGLTGLTHLDLFGAHITDSGTKYLTYFRNLQSLDLCGGTLTDTGVENIKDLSYLMFLNLSQNRNLTDKTLELLSGMKLLVYLNVSNSCITNDGLKYLKPLKNLHTLDLEYCNVTSFEIKKLQDNVLLNLVRYRPN, from the exons ATGGGAAGTGTTTGTTCATCAAAGAGAGATGCACATGATGATGATAACATCATTAGAAGAGGTTTCTCAAGTAGACGGTTTAAAGTTGGGAGATCGAGTTGTTTAGAGTCGTTCCTTCTTGGGCGTGGCGTAGATTGTCCTCTGGGAAGAAACAACTGTCCGTCCCTCATGGAATTATGCGTTCATAGAATACGTAAG GATCTTGACAAATACAAGTCATTCTCAATGCTGCCAAGGGACATAAGCCAGTTGATATTCAACAATCTGGTCTATTCCAATCGCCTTTCAGATGACAATATAGAAGCATTTAGAGATTGTGCACTCCAC GATATGTGGACAGGAGAATATAAAGGTGTTAAACATAATTGGATGGATGTGTTTTCTTCACAAGGATCATCTTTACTGTCTGTATGTATCTTTGGTTCTAAGGTTACTGATTTCGGATTCTGTCTGTTGAAAAAATGCCCGAATCTCCAAGCGTTATCCTTCGATTGCTGTGACCGTATTTCTGAACAGAGGATAAAGGAACTCAGTG GTTTCTCGAATTTGACTTATTTGAGTTTTACAAAATGTGTTTCGGTTACTGCTGAAGCAATGGAATCTTTATCCAGCTTAGATAAATTAGTTAAGTTGGATTTCGAGAGGTGTCCTCAAATTCATGGAGGATTTGTTCATCTTCAAG GTTTACCGAAACTTGAATCTCTCAGCATAAGATGTTGTCAATGCATAATGGATTCAGACATGCAGCCTTTGGCAG GGATCGCGAGTTTGAAGGATCTTGAGATCGTGTGTCTCTACATAACAGATTATGGAGTGTCTTATCTGAGAG GTTTGAACAAACTTCTTGTACTAAATATCGAAGGATCTCATGTTACTACGTCATGTTTGGATACTATATCAG AGCTTCCTTCACTGCAATCGTTGAATCTAAATAGATGTTGTCTGAGAGATGATGGATGTGAAAAGTTTTCGG AACTCAGCGAGTTGAAGGTATTGAATTTGGGATTTAACCACATTACAGATGAATGTTTGGTCCATTTGAAAG GTCTGACAAAATTGGAAGGCTTGGACTTCGACTCATGTAGGATTACAGATGACGGATTGGCTCATTTATCTG GTTTGAAAAACTTGGAAGATCTCAACCTCAAATTCACCTTAGTGACGGACGATGGTTTGAAAATGCTATCCGGATTAGCAGGTCTCAAGTCACTCAATCTGGACGTTCGCCAAATTGCAGACTCAGGGCTTGCATTTCTCACAG GTTTAACTGGTTTGACTCACCTGGATCTCTTTGGAGCTCACATAACTGATTCCGGGACAAAGTACCTCACAT ATTTCAGAAATCTGCAATCACTTGACCTTTGTGGTGGCACGTTAACGGATACTGGAGTCGAAAATATAAAGGATCTTTCTTACTTGATGTTTTTGAACCTATCACAGAACCGGAACTTGACCGATAAGACCTTGGAGCTTCTTTCAG GAATGAAATTATTGGTGTATTTGAATGTGTCAAATTCTTGTATCACCAATGATGGGTTGAAATATTTGAAGCCTTTGAAGAATTTACACACATTGGATTTAGAATATTGCAATGTGACATCATTTGAGATTAAGAAACTACAAGACAATGTCCTCCTAAATCTTGTGAGATATAGGCCTAATTAA
- the LOC101246800 gene encoding uncharacterized protein isoform X4 produces the protein MGSVCSSKRDAHDDDNIIRRGFSSRRFKVGRSSCLESFLLGRGVDCPLGRNNCPSLMELCVHRIRKDLDKYKSFSMLPRDISQLIFNNLVYSNRLSDDNIEAFRDCALHDMWTGEYKGVKHNWMDVFSSQGSSLLSVCIFGSKVTDFGFCLLKKCPNLQALSFDCCDRISEQRIKELSGFSNLTYLSFTKCVSVTAEAMESLSSLDKLVKLDFERCPQIHGGFVHLQGLPKLESLSIRCCQCIMDSDMQPLAGIASLKDLEIVCLYITDYGVSYLRGLNKLLVLNIEGSHVTTSCLDTISELPSLQSLNLNRCCLRDDGCEKFSELSELKVLNLGFNHITDECLVHLKGLTKLEGLDFDSCRITDDGLAHLSGLKNLEDLNLKFTLVTDDGLKMLSGLAGLKSLNLDVRQIADSGLAFLTGLTGLTHLDLFGAHITDSGTKYLTCLLSCIARIHHKLIQISEICNHLTFVVAR, from the exons ATGGGAAGTGTTTGTTCATCAAAGAGAGATGCACATGATGATGATAACATCATTAGAAGAGGTTTCTCAAGTAGACGGTTTAAAGTTGGGAGATCGAGTTGTTTAGAGTCGTTCCTTCTTGGGCGTGGCGTAGATTGTCCTCTGGGAAGAAACAACTGTCCGTCCCTCATGGAATTATGCGTTCATAGAATACGTAAG GATCTTGACAAATACAAGTCATTCTCAATGCTGCCAAGGGACATAAGCCAGTTGATATTCAACAATCTGGTCTATTCCAATCGCCTTTCAGATGACAATATAGAAGCATTTAGAGATTGTGCACTCCAC GATATGTGGACAGGAGAATATAAAGGTGTTAAACATAATTGGATGGATGTGTTTTCTTCACAAGGATCATCTTTACTGTCTGTATGTATCTTTGGTTCTAAGGTTACTGATTTCGGATTCTGTCTGTTGAAAAAATGCCCGAATCTCCAAGCGTTATCCTTCGATTGCTGTGACCGTATTTCTGAACAGAGGATAAAGGAACTCAGTG GTTTCTCGAATTTGACTTATTTGAGTTTTACAAAATGTGTTTCGGTTACTGCTGAAGCAATGGAATCTTTATCCAGCTTAGATAAATTAGTTAAGTTGGATTTCGAGAGGTGTCCTCAAATTCATGGAGGATTTGTTCATCTTCAAG GTTTACCGAAACTTGAATCTCTCAGCATAAGATGTTGTCAATGCATAATGGATTCAGACATGCAGCCTTTGGCAG GGATCGCGAGTTTGAAGGATCTTGAGATCGTGTGTCTCTACATAACAGATTATGGAGTGTCTTATCTGAGAG GTTTGAACAAACTTCTTGTACTAAATATCGAAGGATCTCATGTTACTACGTCATGTTTGGATACTATATCAG AGCTTCCTTCACTGCAATCGTTGAATCTAAATAGATGTTGTCTGAGAGATGATGGATGTGAAAAGTTTTCGG AACTCAGCGAGTTGAAGGTATTGAATTTGGGATTTAACCACATTACAGATGAATGTTTGGTCCATTTGAAAG GTCTGACAAAATTGGAAGGCTTGGACTTCGACTCATGTAGGATTACAGATGACGGATTGGCTCATTTATCTG GTTTGAAAAACTTGGAAGATCTCAACCTCAAATTCACCTTAGTGACGGACGATGGTTTGAAAATGCTATCCGGATTAGCAGGTCTCAAGTCACTCAATCTGGACGTTCGCCAAATTGCAGACTCAGGGCTTGCATTTCTCACAG GTTTAACTGGTTTGACTCACCTGGATCTCTTTGGAGCTCACATAACTGATTCCGGGACAAAGTACCTCACAT GTTTACTATCATGTATTGCGAGAATTCATCATAAATTGATTCAG ATTTCAGAAATCTGCAATCACTTGACCTTTGTGGTGGCACGTTAA